The genomic stretch TCCCATCACTAAAAGTAACATTGAGAAGATGAAAAGATTCAAATAAGTAAAGAACTTATAAAATCCTTTATCATGACTCATATATCCGATAGAGTATAAGTGGATCAATGAACCGATACCTGTAATAATCATTACCATCATTAAAGATAGCTGATCGATCTGGAATCCAAAATTGATCTGAACCCCATTTACTCTAAACCATTCAAAAGCTTTTACGATTACAGGCTGGCTTTCAGAATTGAAATTCATGAAAAGACTTACAGCAATACAGAATGATCCGAAAACCACTGCCGTTGCTAAAGATCCAACCAATATTTTTGGAAGATTTTTTCCGAATAAACCGTTAATAAGAAACCCCAAAAGTGGTAAAAGTACTATTGCATATACTAAATTCTCCATTCTTATCCTCTTAATTTATTAAATATACTAACATCTACAGAACGGGTATTTCTATACAGCATAGCAATAATTGCCAGACCTACCGCTACTTCAGCAGCAGCAACCACCATAATGAAGAACACTAAAAGCTGTCCGTCTCCGTTGCCTTTGTATGCTGAAAAAGCAGCCAATAAAAGGTTGACAGAATTAAGCATAAGCTCTACACAGCCCAGAATCACAATAGCATTTTTTCTAAGCAATACGCCCATTACTCCTAAGCAGAATAATACTGAACAAAGGATAATGAAGTAGTCCAAAGGGATGCTTTGTATAAATGTATTTACTTCTCCCATAATTTTATAAATCTTTTTTACCGATTAATACCGCGCCTACAATACCTGCTAAAATCAGGATGGAAGCAAGCTCAAACGGTAAAACATATTCATTAAACAAAAGTCTACCCAGGTTCTTTGTAAGACCAACCCCTCTGTCTACATTCTCAACAACAATGTGGTTTTGCTGAACTCCTCTGAATACTCCTAAAACACCTACTAAAAGAAGACCTGCAGTAAAAACTCCAATAAATTTTAAAGTATTACCCTTCTTACTTTCGTCTGCTTTATTAAGGTTAAGCATCATTAAGATGTAAAGGAAAAGTACCATGATGGCACCTGCGTACACTATAATCTGGATAATTGCTAAGAACTGTGCATTCAGAAGAATGTACATTCCGGCAATTGAAAACATCGTAACAATTAATGACAAAATAGCATATAGAGGATTTTTTGCAAACACGAAGTATACCGCACTTGACACTGCTAAAAACGCCACCAAGAAAAATAAAAACTGATCCATTATTTTACCGCATTTTTTTGTTTCTCGGATTGTCTTGTGGTGATATCAATCCTTTCATTTATTTTTTCAACTAATTTATCTTTTCCATAGATGAAAGAACCTCTGTTGGTTTCTACGTCTACCAGTCTGTCTGTTAGATAGATGGCAGATTTAGGACAAGCTTCTTCACACATACCGCAGAAAATACATCTCAGCATATTGATTTCATATACTGAAGCATATTTCTCTTCTCTGTAAAGACCTTTTTCTTCTTTAGTTCTTTCAGCAGCCGTCATTGTAATGGCTTCTGCAGGACAAGCTACCGCACAAAGTCCGCAAGCGGTACATCTTTCTCTGCCTTCTTCGTCTCTTTTCAAAACGTGCTGGCCTCTCCAGATGGTTGTTCTTGGCTTCTGTACTTCCGGATACGAATATACTGCGGGAGCACCTTTTATCACGGTTCTTACAGCATGCTTAAATGTAATCCCCATCCCTGTAAAGATAGCAGGTAAGTAGATTTTTTCAGCAAGGGTCATTTCTTTATTGGAAACAACTTTTGATCTGTTTGTAAGTTTCATTTATTTAATTTTTTTAGGCTGAACTTGTATCCAGCATTAAAAATATATTCTTATCTCTTAGTTTGCAAATGCTAAAATTACAGCTCCTGTAATTAATAGGTTTACCAATGCCATTGGGATTAATGTTTTCCATCCTAAGTGCATTAACTGGTCATATCTGAATCTTGGAAGTGTCCATCTGATCCACATGAAGATCAGAATTCCGATGACAGTCTTCGTTAAGAATGCTACGATACTTAAGATTCCTGCAACGTTTTCTCCCCAGTTCTGAGTTACCCATTCAATACCAGGATAGTTGTATCCTCCGAAGAAAAGTACTACCATGAATGCATTAGAGATAAACATGTTCACGTATTCCCCGAACATATATAAACCTAACTTCATGGAAGAGTATTCTGTAGAGTATCCTGTTACCAATTCAGATTCACACTCAGGTAAATCGAACGGGTGTCTGTTAGTTTCAGCTAAAGCCGCTACAAAGAATACAAGGAAAGCGATTGGCTGGTAGAAAATATTCCAGTTCATTCCTGAACCCCAAGGAATAACTCCCCATAATTTTCCGGTAGTCTGACTTTCAGTGATTACTTTCAAATCTAAGCTTCCAGACATCATAATGATAGAAAGAAGCGCTAGTCCCATTGCCAATTCATAAGAAATCATCTGAGAAGAAGCACGGATAGCACCTAATAATGAATATTTATTGTTCGAAGCCCAACCTCCGATCATAATTCCGTAAACCCCAATAGAAGCCATTCCGATGATGAATAGTACACCAACGTCAATATTAGCTACCTGAAGATCAAAAGAAGTACCTGCAATATTTAAACTTTTACCCCAAGGAATAACTGCCCCAGTGATTAGTGAAATAAACATTACTAAAGCTGGTCCCAATACGAAAAGGAATTTTTCAGCATTGGCTGGCGTAAAGTCTTCTTTAAAGAAGAACTTACCACCGTCAGCAAGAGGTTGCAGTAATCCGAATGGTCCAGCTCTGTTAGGACCAATTCTATCCTGCATAATAGAGGCTACTTTTCTTTCTGCCCAGGTAGAGTAGGCTGCAATCGTTAACGAAAGCAAGAAAAGTGCTAGTACAAGTATAAGTTTAAATGTAAGTAAATCCATTTTATTTAGATATTTAGATGTCAGATACTAGATATCAGATGGTCTGAAGTCTGGAATCTGAAATCTGATGTCTTTTAATTAAAATTATTTTTCGTCTTTTTCACTGATTTCCTTAGCCATCGGATTGTCTAAAACTCTTAGCTCATCTTTTGGTTTTTCGTAGTGGTTCAATGAAATGACAGAGTGTCTGTCGATATGTCTAGGACCTTCGATATTCCAGTCTGATAATGCTTTTCTTTCGAAACGACAAGTATCACAGATGAATTCTTCAACTTCACCCCACTGGTCTTTTCTTGCAGTAACTCTTACGATTTCGTCACCTTTCATCCAAACTACAGCTTTTCCTGAACACTTATCGCACTTGCAAGAAGCATTCATCGGCTTTGTAAACCATACTCTGCTGGCAAAACGGGCTGTTCTGTCTGTTAAAGCTCCTACAGGACAAACGTCGATAACGTTTCCGATGAAGTCATTATCTAAAGCTTTATTTAAATAGGTTGAAATTTCAGCATGATCTCCTCTGAAAAGAATACCGTGTTCTCTTTCACCTGTCAATTGGTTGGCTGCTAATACACATCTTGCACAAAGAATACAACGGTTCATGTTCAATTTAATGTGTGGCCCAAGATCGTCAGCTTCATAAGTATTTCTTTCGAATTCTGTTCTTGTGCTTTCTACACCATGTTCATATCCTAAGTCCTGAAGGTGACATTCTCCTGCCTGGTCACAGATAGGACAGTCTAGCGGGTGATTTACCAATAAGAACTCGGTAACCGCTTTTCTTCCTTCCTGAGCTTTCTCAGAAGTAAGGTTTTTAACTTCCATACCGTCCATTACGTTTGTTCTGCAGCTTGCTACCAATTTTGGCATAGGACGCGGATCTGCTTCAGATCCTTTAGAAACTTCTACAAGACAAGTTCTGCATCTTCCGCCACTGGTTTCTAATTTGCTGTAGTAACACATAGCAGGAGGTACAGATTTACCACCAATTTGTCTTGCAGCTTCCAAAATAGAAGTACCAGGCAAAACTTCAGTAGTCTGTCCGTCTATAGTTATTTTGAATTTTTTAACTTCTTCGCTCATATTGTATGCTTTAAGCTTTATGCGTTAAGCAATAGGCTTTGTTATTTATATTTCTTAGTATTAAATGTATATCCAATTCCAGCCATCACCTGTCCGAAAACAAAATCCTGCTGTGCTTTATCTGGCTTGTTATTCAATGTAGTCTTGATATCCCACATGTTGATGTAGCCGGCTTTTCCTTCTACTCTTACCATTATATGATTCCAAAGCACTAAGTTAATACTGGATCTTATATCGGTTCCCATACCGGCAACGTGGAAACGATCACTTCTTTCATTTCCAAAAAGCTTAACATTACTTTTTGGGAACATTACCCCAATTCCGGCACCATAAGACCACACGAGATCAACGTTCTTTTTATTGATAAGACTTTTGTATTTTTCAAGACCTAAATTTTCATAGTTCAGTCCATCTGTATGTTCAAAAGTAAGGAACTTCTCATCTGCAAGGTTCACTTGCCCGTTTTGTACCATGGCTGCATATTCAGGATCTGAAATATGTCCTCTAAAGTTAACGGTTTGATTTTGATCCATCACATATTTCATGTGGTCAATCCCCAAAACAAGCGCTAGATTATCTTTAATAAAATATCCTAATCTGAAATTATACTGCGTTACGGTAAACCAGCTTGGATCAAAATAAACAAGTCCAAATTTTGTAGGTCTGTCCTGGGCAG from Chryseobacterium indologenes encodes the following:
- a CDS encoding NADH-quinone oxidoreductase subunit J family protein — its product is MDQFLFFLVAFLAVSSAVYFVFAKNPLYAILSLIVTMFSIAGMYILLNAQFLAIIQIIVYAGAIMVLFLYILMMLNLNKADESKKGNTLKFIGVFTAGLLLVGVLGVFRGVQQNHIVVENVDRGVGLTKNLGRLLFNEYVLPFELASILILAGIVGAVLIGKKDL
- the nuoK gene encoding NADH-quinone oxidoreductase subunit NuoK; this encodes MGEVNTFIQSIPLDYFIILCSVLFCLGVMGVLLRKNAIVILGCVELMLNSVNLLLAAFSAYKGNGDGQLLVFFIMVVAAAEVAVGLAIIAMLYRNTRSVDVSIFNKLRG
- the nuoH gene encoding NADH-quinone oxidoreductase subunit NuoH; the encoded protein is MDLLTFKLILVLALFLLSLTIAAYSTWAERKVASIMQDRIGPNRAGPFGLLQPLADGGKFFFKEDFTPANAEKFLFVLGPALVMFISLITGAVIPWGKSLNIAGTSFDLQVANIDVGVLFIIGMASIGVYGIMIGGWASNNKYSLLGAIRASSQMISYELAMGLALLSIIMMSGSLDLKVITESQTTGKLWGVIPWGSGMNWNIFYQPIAFLVFFVAALAETNRHPFDLPECESELVTGYSTEYSSMKLGLYMFGEYVNMFISNAFMVVLFFGGYNYPGIEWVTQNWGENVAGILSIVAFLTKTVIGILIFMWIRWTLPRFRYDQLMHLGWKTLIPMALVNLLITGAVILAFAN
- a CDS encoding NuoI/complex I 23 kDa subunit family protein; translation: MKLTNRSKVVSNKEMTLAEKIYLPAIFTGMGITFKHAVRTVIKGAPAVYSYPEVQKPRTTIWRGQHVLKRDEEGRERCTACGLCAVACPAEAITMTAAERTKEEKGLYREEKYASVYEINMLRCIFCGMCEEACPKSAIYLTDRLVDVETNRGSFIYGKDKLVEKINERIDITTRQSEKQKNAVK
- a CDS encoding 2Fe-2S iron-sulfur cluster-binding protein; translated protein: MSEEVKKFKITIDGQTTEVLPGTSILEAARQIGGKSVPPAMCYYSKLETSGGRCRTCLVEVSKGSEADPRPMPKLVASCRTNVMDGMEVKNLTSEKAQEGRKAVTEFLLVNHPLDCPICDQAGECHLQDLGYEHGVESTRTEFERNTYEADDLGPHIKLNMNRCILCARCVLAANQLTGEREHGILFRGDHAEISTYLNKALDNDFIGNVIDVCPVGALTDRTARFASRVWFTKPMNASCKCDKCSGKAVVWMKGDEIVRVTARKDQWGEVEEFICDTCRFERKALSDWNIEGPRHIDRHSVISLNHYEKPKDELRVLDNPMAKEISEKDEK